The Streptomyces cynarae genome contains a region encoding:
- a CDS encoding carboxymuconolactone decarboxylase family protein — protein MARISLTPRRTLFFRVMEWYSKRTYGKVLDPGKALAHQPRVLWSDLRFEQSVAKWNKLDPDLKALAEMATAAAIGCAWCMDFGYWVSRERGMAREKLVDVPRWRDSGVYTELERDVMEYAEAMTATPPTVDDALVARLLGRLGEPAFVELTAMVAVENLRSRINAALGLTSQGFKDSCDLPPVERRTSSAR, from the coding sequence ATGGCCCGTATCTCCCTAACCCCGCGCCGCACGCTCTTCTTCCGCGTCATGGAGTGGTATTCGAAGCGGACGTACGGAAAGGTCCTCGACCCCGGCAAGGCGCTGGCCCACCAGCCGCGCGTGCTGTGGAGCGATCTGCGGTTCGAGCAGTCGGTGGCGAAGTGGAACAAGCTGGACCCGGACCTGAAGGCGCTGGCGGAGATGGCGACGGCCGCGGCGATCGGCTGCGCCTGGTGCATGGACTTCGGCTACTGGGTGAGCCGGGAGCGCGGTATGGCCCGCGAGAAGTTGGTCGACGTGCCGCGCTGGCGCGACAGCGGCGTGTACACGGAACTGGAGCGCGACGTCATGGAGTACGCCGAGGCGATGACCGCCACCCCGCCCACCGTCGACGACGCCCTCGTGGCACGGCTCCTGGGCCGGCTGGGCGAGCCCGCGTTCGTCGAGCTGACGGCGATGGTCGCGGTGGAGAACCTGCGCTCGCGCATCAACGCCGCGCTCGGACTGACGAGCCAGGGGTTCAAGGATTCCTGTGACCTGCCGCCCGTGGAGCGGCGGACGAGCTCCGCGCGGTAG
- a CDS encoding arabinofuranosidase catalytic domain-containing protein produces the protein MTTIGTGRRLPSGRGGVRRLFAAVRHRGWPRGVPDRAHVPPPTRSPRSRSKTSARAAAAAALVAGALVGATATAGTARAAASGPCDIYAAGGTPCVAAHSTTRALYASYNGPLYQVRRTSDNTTRNIGVLSAGGYADAAAQDSFCSGTTCLITTVYDQSGRGNNLTQAPGGGAAGGPDNLANATAAPTMVGGHKAYGVFVAPGTGYRNNHTNGIATGDNPEGMYAIFDGTHYNGGCCFDYGNAETDSNDDGNGTMEAIYFGNIKVWGYGAGNGPWIMADLENGLFSGVNQHYNAGDPTIDHRYTTAIVKGGPNHWAIRGGNAQSGGLSTFYDGPRPDVPGYNPMRKQGAIILGIGGDNSKGAQGTFYEGVMTSGYPSDATENAVQADITAAGYSNSAGGTSTGALHAVGAGKCLDVPNSSTTAGTQLQIWDCSGGANQTWTRTASGQLTVYSGSSQMCLDAYNNQTSAGTKVETWPCNGGANQQWQLNADGTVTGTQSGLCLDVTGASTANGAPAELWPCNGGSNQRWNLN, from the coding sequence ATGACAACCATAGGTACAGGACGCCGCCTGCCGTCCGGGCGCGGTGGCGTCCGGCGATTATTCGCGGCGGTACGGCACCGTGGCTGGCCGCGTGGCGTGCCGGACCGGGCGCACGTTCCGCCGCCGACGCGCTCGCCCCGCTCTCGGTCGAAAACGTCGGCCCGGGCGGCGGCCGCAGCCGCACTCGTCGCCGGGGCACTGGTCGGCGCCACGGCCACGGCCGGCACGGCCCGTGCGGCCGCGTCCGGGCCGTGCGACATCTATGCGGCGGGCGGCACGCCCTGTGTGGCGGCGCACAGCACGACCCGAGCGCTGTACGCCTCGTACAACGGGCCGCTCTACCAGGTCCGGCGCACCTCGGACAACACCACCCGGAACATCGGCGTCCTGAGCGCGGGCGGGTACGCCGACGCCGCCGCCCAGGACTCGTTCTGCTCGGGAACGACCTGCCTGATCACGACGGTCTACGACCAGTCAGGCCGCGGCAACAACCTCACCCAGGCGCCCGGTGGCGGTGCCGCGGGCGGCCCCGACAACCTCGCGAACGCGACGGCCGCGCCCACCATGGTGGGCGGTCACAAGGCCTACGGCGTCTTCGTGGCGCCCGGCACGGGCTACCGCAACAACCACACCAACGGCATCGCGACCGGGGACAACCCCGAAGGCATGTACGCGATCTTCGACGGCACGCACTACAACGGCGGCTGCTGCTTCGACTACGGCAACGCCGAGACGGACAGCAACGACGACGGCAACGGCACCATGGAGGCCATCTACTTCGGCAACATCAAGGTCTGGGGCTACGGTGCGGGCAACGGCCCCTGGATCATGGCCGACCTGGAGAACGGCCTGTTCTCCGGGGTGAACCAGCACTACAACGCGGGCGATCCGACCATCGACCACCGGTACACGACCGCCATCGTCAAGGGTGGTCCGAACCACTGGGCGATCCGTGGGGGCAACGCGCAGTCCGGCGGCCTGTCCACCTTCTACGACGGACCGCGTCCCGACGTCCCGGGTTACAACCCGATGCGGAAGCAGGGCGCCATCATCCTGGGCATCGGCGGCGACAACAGCAAGGGCGCCCAAGGCACCTTCTACGAGGGCGTGATGACCTCCGGCTACCCGTCGGACGCCACCGAGAACGCCGTCCAGGCCGACATCACCGCGGCCGGATACAGCAATTCCGCCGGCGGGACGAGTACCGGTGCGTTGCACGCGGTGGGCGCGGGCAAGTGCCTGGACGTGCCGAACTCGTCCACCACGGCCGGCACACAGCTGCAGATCTGGGACTGCAGCGGTGGCGCCAACCAGACCTGGACCCGCACGGCCTCGGGCCAGCTGACCGTCTACAGCGGCAGCAGTCAGATGTGCCTCGACGCGTACAACAACCAGACCTCCGCCGGCACCAAGGTGGAGACCTGGCCGTGCAACGGCGGCGCCAACCAGCAGTGGCAGCTGAACGCGGACGGCACCGTCACCGGCACCCAGTCCGGGCTCTGCCTCGACGTCACCGGCGCCTCCACGGCCAACGGCGCGCCGGCCGAACTCTGGCCGTGCAACGGTGGATCCAACCAGCGATGGAACCTCAACTGA
- a CDS encoding LacI family DNA-binding transcriptional regulator — MGENAPRRQSTLDEVAARAGVSRSVASRVLNNAPHVSRAKREAVERAVQQLGYVPNPTARALATRQTGAAALVVAGEDPSIFADPFFAQVIVGASAALEEADLHLMLCLAASERGHKRVEELLRSRGADGVMLMALREGDPLARVAEDAEMPVVFGGRPLGPAPRWYVDVDNTGGAREATEYLLIRGRTRVATICGRLDTEVGRARYRGYRDAMLAAGLDPYPPQEGDFTEPGGAAAMAALLANHPEVNGVFAANDNMGAGALRTLREAGRSVPADVAVVGFDDLTVAQIADPPLTTVHQPIKAFGREMARMLVALISGQDPTPLILPTRLVTRFSA; from the coding sequence ATGGGGGAGAATGCGCCGCGCCGGCAGTCGACGCTCGACGAGGTGGCCGCACGCGCCGGCGTCTCCCGCTCGGTGGCCTCACGCGTCCTCAACAACGCCCCGCACGTCAGCCGCGCCAAACGTGAGGCGGTCGAGCGGGCTGTCCAGCAACTGGGTTACGTCCCCAACCCGACTGCACGCGCTCTGGCCACCCGCCAGACGGGAGCGGCGGCCCTTGTCGTCGCGGGAGAGGATCCGTCCATCTTCGCGGACCCGTTCTTCGCCCAGGTGATCGTGGGAGCCTCGGCCGCCCTGGAGGAGGCCGACCTGCATCTGATGCTGTGTCTGGCCGCCTCCGAGCGGGGCCACAAGCGGGTGGAGGAGCTCCTTCGGTCCAGGGGTGCCGACGGCGTCATGCTGATGGCGCTGCGCGAGGGCGATCCGCTGGCCCGTGTGGCAGAGGACGCGGAGATGCCCGTCGTGTTCGGCGGTCGCCCGCTCGGTCCGGCCCCCCGGTGGTATGTGGACGTCGACAACACCGGCGGAGCGCGCGAGGCCACCGAGTACCTGCTCATCCGTGGCCGGACCCGTGTGGCCACGATCTGCGGGCGTCTGGACACCGAGGTCGGGCGCGCCCGGTACCGCGGCTACCGGGACGCCATGCTGGCAGCAGGCCTTGACCCGTACCCGCCGCAGGAGGGGGATTTCACCGAACCCGGTGGAGCCGCCGCCATGGCCGCACTGCTCGCGAACCACCCCGAGGTGAACGGGGTGTTCGCCGCCAACGACAACATGGGGGCGGGAGCGCTGCGCACTTTGCGCGAGGCCGGCCGATCGGTCCCCGCCGATGTCGCCGTTGTCGGCTTCGACGACCTGACCGTCGCCCAGATCGCCGATCCGCCGCTCACCACCGTCCATCAGCCCATAAAGGCTTTCGGACGGGAGATGGCGCGCATGCTCGTCGCGCTCATCAGCGGTCAGGACCCCACCCCGCTGATCCTGCCCACCCGCCTGGTCACCCGCTTCAGCGCCTGA
- a CDS encoding LacI family DNA-binding transcriptional regulator yields the protein MNIGEIARRAGVSRSTVSYALSGKRPVAAGTRRRIEDVINELGYRPNATARALKEGRTRTIGLVVPPAGNRLTHMQLDFVASVVDAAARVDLDVLLSPSGGDHDRSFERLVSESRVDGVILMEIRLADPRVGRLQEAGLPFVGIGHTAGDHQMSWIDVDYAGLVQHCVRHLADLGHRRVALVTRSRELISAGYGPAHRAREGFQAALAERGLDGVEVPCGDDARSGQECVEALLRSHPDVTAVTTINEAALPGVQRALADAGLEVPYDFSITGVAARTWAEDFRPPLTAADVPALEMGEKAVSLLVERIAAPDTPPRHILLTPPISLRSSTAPVPTGGPARSNRATH from the coding sequence ATGAACATCGGGGAGATAGCTCGACGCGCGGGGGTGTCACGCAGCACGGTGTCGTACGCGCTCAGCGGCAAACGACCCGTCGCCGCCGGCACTCGCAGACGTATCGAAGACGTGATCAACGAATTGGGATACCGCCCCAACGCGACCGCGAGGGCCCTCAAGGAGGGCCGGACCCGGACCATCGGTCTCGTCGTCCCGCCGGCCGGCAACAGGCTCACACACATGCAGCTTGACTTCGTCGCCAGCGTGGTCGACGCCGCCGCCCGGGTCGACCTCGATGTGCTGCTGTCCCCTTCCGGCGGGGATCACGACCGTTCCTTCGAGCGGTTGGTCTCGGAGAGCCGCGTGGACGGCGTCATTCTGATGGAGATCCGCCTGGCGGACCCTCGTGTGGGGCGCCTCCAGGAAGCCGGGCTGCCCTTCGTCGGGATCGGGCACACGGCCGGCGACCACCAGATGTCCTGGATCGACGTCGATTACGCCGGCCTGGTCCAGCACTGCGTACGGCACCTCGCCGATCTCGGGCACCGCCGGGTGGCTCTGGTCACTCGTTCCCGGGAACTCATCTCGGCCGGCTACGGCCCCGCGCACAGGGCCAGAGAGGGTTTCCAGGCGGCCCTGGCGGAACGCGGGCTCGACGGTGTCGAAGTGCCGTGCGGGGATGACGCCCGCTCCGGTCAGGAATGCGTCGAGGCGCTCCTGCGCAGCCATCCGGACGTCACCGCTGTCACCACCATCAACGAGGCCGCCCTGCCCGGCGTCCAGCGCGCACTGGCGGACGCCGGTCTCGAAGTGCCGTACGACTTCTCCATCACAGGTGTGGCGGCCAGGACGTGGGCCGAGGACTTCCGACCACCGCTCACGGCCGCGGACGTACCGGCTCTGGAAATGGGCGAGAAGGCCGTTTCCCTGCTCGTGGAACGCATCGCCGCGCCGGACACACCGCCTCGGCACATCCTGTTGACCCCGCCGATCTCGTTGCGTTCCAGCACAGCCCCCGTACCCACCGGCGGGCCGGCACGGTCGAACCGCGCGACGCACTGA
- a CDS encoding glycoside hydrolase family 6 protein — MRRRLRALVAAFSALPLALAVAPSAHAADPTTMTSGFYVDPDSSVKRWVTANPGDGRASAINASIADTPMAHWFGSWSGTIGTATGAYVGAADSRDRLPILVAYNIYNRDYCGGHSAGGAASPSAYASWIAQFAGGVAGRPAIVLLEPDSLADYGCMTQAQIAERQGMITGALAQFNRQAPNTWVYLDAGNPNWASPATMAQRLHEAGLRQAHGFSLNISNYYTTAENIAYGNAVNSELGARYGYTKPFVVDTSRNGNGSNGQWCNPSGRRIGTPTQKGGGAEMLLWIKTPGESDGNCGVGSGSLAGQFLPEVAYKMIYGY, encoded by the coding sequence ATGCGCCGCAGACTCCGCGCCCTCGTGGCGGCGTTCTCCGCTCTGCCGCTGGCGCTCGCCGTCGCACCGTCCGCCCACGCTGCCGACCCGACCACCATGACCAGCGGGTTCTACGTGGACCCCGACTCCAGCGTGAAGCGGTGGGTCACTGCCAACCCCGGCGACGGCCGGGCGTCGGCGATCAACGCCTCCATCGCCGACACCCCGATGGCCCACTGGTTCGGCTCCTGGAGCGGCACCATCGGCACCGCCACGGGTGCGTACGTGGGCGCGGCGGACAGTCGGGACAGGCTGCCGATCCTCGTCGCTTACAACATCTACAACCGCGACTACTGCGGCGGGCACTCCGCCGGCGGAGCCGCATCGCCGTCCGCCTACGCGAGCTGGATCGCCCAGTTCGCCGGCGGTGTCGCGGGCCGCCCGGCCATCGTCCTCCTCGAACCGGACTCCCTCGCGGACTACGGCTGCATGACCCAGGCTCAGATCGCCGAGCGCCAAGGCATGATCACCGGTGCCCTCGCGCAGTTCAACCGCCAGGCACCCAACACCTGGGTCTATCTGGACGCCGGCAACCCGAACTGGGCGAGCCCGGCGACCATGGCCCAGCGCCTCCATGAAGCCGGTCTCCGACAGGCCCACGGCTTCTCGCTCAACATCTCCAACTACTACACCACGGCCGAGAACATCGCCTACGGCAACGCCGTCAACAGCGAACTGGGCGCCCGCTACGGCTACACCAAGCCGTTCGTCGTGGACACCAGCCGCAACGGCAACGGCTCCAACGGCCAGTGGTGCAACCCCTCAGGCCGCCGCATCGGCACCCCCACCCAGAAGGGCGGAGGCGCCGAGATGCTTCTGTGGATCAAGACCCCGGGCGAGTCCGACGGCAACTGCGGCGTTGGATCCGGCTCCTTGGCCGGTCAGTTCCTCCCCGAGGTCGCCTACAAGATGATCTACGGCTACTGA
- a CDS encoding glycoside hydrolase family 6 protein → MNPLGPRRRAAAVMAALTACAALTATQAQATPAQDVITPATKFYVDPHSKAAKQALVDFGNGDMENAANMALLASWPQAEWFTEGTPGEVRGKVNRLVRRARAVDRTPVLVAYDVPGRDCSQYSSGGAASSAAYRKWIDAFAAGIGDDKAVVVVEPDGLANLPKDCGPTTDPTGELTAARVADLAYAVKTLKARPRTAVYLDAGNVQWRAVGDIAQRLQDAGVQYGDGFALNVSNNHPTDHNARYGTWIAKCIWFATKGPGQARGHTDWCASQYYSSAAPNDGAPGNAVSPTDPITWRWTDAWFDQNVGTPPTDELHHFVIDTSRNGRGAWTPAPGKYSGDPEIWCNAPGRGLGPRPTADTGVPLVDAYLWIKIPGESDGSCTRNTGGTIDPEYGIVDPPAGTWWPDQAHALARNAVPRLTFNR, encoded by the coding sequence GTGAATCCACTCGGCCCACGACGCCGCGCCGCTGCCGTCATGGCGGCACTCACCGCCTGCGCCGCCCTCACCGCGACGCAGGCTCAGGCCACACCCGCGCAGGACGTGATCACTCCGGCCACGAAGTTCTACGTGGACCCGCACAGCAAGGCCGCGAAACAGGCCCTCGTCGACTTCGGGAACGGAGACATGGAGAACGCCGCGAACATGGCCTTACTCGCGAGCTGGCCGCAGGCCGAATGGTTCACCGAGGGCACCCCCGGCGAGGTGCGCGGCAAGGTGAACAGGCTTGTCCGCCGGGCGCGGGCCGTGGACCGGACCCCCGTCCTGGTCGCTTACGACGTACCCGGCCGGGACTGCTCCCAGTACTCCAGCGGCGGAGCCGCATCCTCCGCCGCCTACCGCAAGTGGATCGACGCCTTCGCCGCCGGCATCGGCGACGACAAGGCGGTGGTCGTCGTCGAACCCGACGGCCTGGCCAACCTTCCCAAGGACTGCGGGCCCACCACCGACCCGACCGGCGAACTCACTGCCGCCCGCGTCGCCGACCTCGCATACGCGGTCAAGACCCTGAAGGCCCGGCCCCGCACCGCGGTCTACCTGGACGCCGGCAACGTACAGTGGCGGGCCGTCGGCGACATCGCGCAGCGACTGCAGGATGCGGGGGTCCAGTACGGCGACGGCTTCGCCCTGAACGTGTCCAACAACCACCCCACCGACCACAACGCCAGATACGGCACCTGGATCGCCAAGTGCATATGGTTCGCCACCAAGGGCCCCGGGCAGGCACGCGGCCACACCGACTGGTGCGCCAGCCAGTACTACTCGTCCGCCGCCCCCAACGACGGCGCCCCGGGTAACGCCGTCTCCCCCACGGACCCCATTACCTGGCGGTGGACCGACGCCTGGTTCGACCAGAACGTGGGCACCCCGCCGACCGACGAGCTGCATCACTTCGTGATCGACACCAGCCGCAACGGTCGGGGCGCCTGGACCCCGGCGCCCGGCAAGTACAGCGGGGATCCGGAGATCTGGTGCAACGCGCCCGGCCGCGGTCTCGGCCCGCGCCCCACCGCCGACACCGGTGTCCCGCTCGTCGACGCCTACCTGTGGATAAAGATCCCCGGTGAGTCCGACGGCAGCTGCACGCGCAACACCGGCGGCACGATCGACCCCGAGTACGGCATCGTCGACCCTCCCGCCGGCACCTGGTGGCCCGACCAGGCCCACGCACTGGCCCGCAACGCGGTACCCCGCCTGACGTTCAATCGCTGA
- a CDS encoding MBL fold metallo-hydrolase, which produces MTGFGPLSSGLRALRPTAFGVDPSGERLARIRRSPHFADGAFVNPEGTRTRPSGGSALELAKMYFRKEDRARRAPAGPIPVHPTTYADLAKPPASGLRLTWTGHSSVLAEIDGHRVLFDPVWGQRCSPFDFAGPKRLHPVPLPLAALGPVDVVVISHDHYDHLDLPTIKALAGTDTVFAIPLGVGAHLEHWGVSADRLRELDWHESTRVGGLTLTATPARHFCGRGLRNGQHTLWASWSVAGDEHRVYHSGDTGYFEGFKDIGAAHGPFDATMIQIGAYSDFWPDIHMTPEEGTRAHLDLQGGAPHGVLLPIHWATFNLAPHAWAEPGEWTKAAADAVGQAVAVPVPGQPFEPAGDLPTHPWWRDVSPPLHRKWPVPEITPVATRDDLDLVGEG; this is translated from the coding sequence GTGACCGGTTTCGGTCCCCTGAGCTCCGGGCTCCGCGCGCTGCGACCCACCGCCTTCGGCGTGGATCCCAGCGGGGAGCGCCTGGCGCGCATCCGCAGATCACCGCACTTCGCGGACGGCGCCTTCGTGAACCCGGAGGGCACCCGGACCCGTCCCTCGGGCGGGTCCGCGCTGGAGCTGGCGAAGATGTACTTCCGCAAGGAGGACCGCGCCCGCCGTGCCCCGGCCGGTCCGATCCCCGTGCACCCGACGACCTACGCCGACCTGGCCAAGCCCCCGGCGAGCGGGCTGCGGCTGACCTGGACGGGTCACTCCAGCGTGCTCGCGGAGATCGACGGGCACCGGGTGCTGTTCGACCCGGTGTGGGGGCAGCGCTGCTCGCCGTTCGACTTCGCCGGACCCAAGAGGCTGCACCCGGTGCCGCTGCCACTGGCCGCGCTCGGCCCCGTCGATGTCGTCGTCATCTCCCACGACCACTACGACCACCTCGACCTGCCCACCATCAAGGCCCTGGCCGGCACGGACACCGTGTTCGCGATACCGCTCGGCGTCGGAGCCCACCTGGAGCACTGGGGTGTGTCCGCCGACCGGCTGCGCGAGCTGGACTGGCACGAATCCACGCGGGTCGGCGGCCTCACGCTGACCGCCACCCCGGCCCGCCACTTCTGCGGCCGCGGCCTGCGCAACGGGCAGCACACGCTGTGGGCGTCGTGGTCCGTGGCCGGCGACGAGCACCGCGTCTACCACAGCGGCGACACGGGCTACTTCGAGGGATTCAAGGACATCGGCGCGGCACACGGCCCGTTCGACGCCACGATGATCCAGATCGGCGCGTACTCCGACTTCTGGCCGGACATCCACATGACCCCCGAGGAGGGCACGCGCGCCCACCTCGACCTCCAGGGCGGCGCGCCGCACGGTGTTCTGCTCCCCATCCACTGGGCCACCTTCAACCTCGCCCCCCACGCGTGGGCGGAGCCCGGCGAGTGGACGAAGGCCGCGGCCGACGCAGTCGGGCAGGCGGTCGCAGTCCCGGTTCCGGGCCAGCCCTTCGAGCCCGCCGGCGACCTCCCTACGCACCCCTGGTGGCGGGATGTGTCCCCGCCGCTGCACCGCAAGTGGCCCGTTCCGGAGATCACCCCGGTGGCAACTCGTGACGACCTCGACCTCGTGGGCGAGGGCTGA
- a CDS encoding SGNH/GDSL hydrolase family protein has product MIGSYVAVGDSFTEGVGDPGPDGQFVGWADRFAVLLADRRPEGDFRYTNLAVRGKLLDQIVEDQVPKAVELAPDLVSFCAGGNDIIRPGTDPDEVAERFERAVAVLTSAVGTVMVTTGFDTRGVPVLKHLRGKIATYNGHVRAIADRYGCPVLDLWSLKSVQDRRAWDDDRLHLSPEGHTRVALRAGQVLGMEVPADPDQPWPPLPPRGTFEVRRDDIHWAREYLVPWIGRRLRGESSGDRVVAKGTLSPDDIRVRIAQAV; this is encoded by the coding sequence GTGATCGGGTCGTACGTGGCGGTGGGGGACAGCTTCACCGAGGGTGTCGGCGACCCCGGGCCCGACGGGCAGTTCGTCGGCTGGGCCGACCGGTTCGCGGTCCTCCTCGCCGACCGGCGGCCCGAGGGCGACTTCCGGTACACGAACCTCGCCGTGCGCGGCAAACTGCTCGACCAGATCGTCGAGGACCAGGTCCCGAAGGCCGTCGAACTGGCTCCGGACCTGGTCTCGTTCTGCGCGGGCGGCAACGACATCATCCGGCCGGGCACCGACCCGGACGAGGTCGCCGAGCGGTTCGAGCGGGCCGTGGCGGTCCTGACGTCCGCCGTCGGCACGGTGATGGTCACAACCGGGTTCGACACCCGGGGCGTGCCGGTGCTCAAGCATCTGCGCGGCAAGATCGCCACCTACAACGGCCATGTGCGGGCGATCGCGGACCGGTACGGCTGCCCGGTCCTGGACCTGTGGTCGCTCAAGTCCGTGCAGGACCGGCGCGCCTGGGACGACGACCGTCTCCACCTCTCGCCCGAGGGCCACACCCGTGTCGCCCTGCGGGCGGGCCAGGTTCTCGGCATGGAGGTACCGGCCGACCCGGACCAGCCGTGGCCGCCCCTGCCCCCGCGTGGCACGTTCGAGGTACGGCGCGACGACATCCACTGGGCACGCGAGTACCTGGTGCCGTGGATCGGACGGCGGCTGCGCGGAGAGTCGTCGGGGGACCGGGTGGTGGCCAAGGGGACGCTGTCACCGGACGACATCAGGGTGCGGATCGCGCAGGCGGTGTGA